Sequence from the Fibrobacterota bacterium genome:
CGTGTCCCCCAGCCAGCACGTGTTGATGATGCTTCTGGCCGCGGCCCTGCTCATCATCCTGTTCGCCCTGGGCGGGCGTCGCAAGAACAACGCTCCGGCTTCCAAACTGGGCCATGCCCTGGAAGCGATGGTCATCTACGTAAGGGACGAAGTGGTCGAGCCCAATCTGGGGAAGAAGGACACCGCCCTCTGGCTTCCCTTCTTCCTGACCATCTTCTTCTTCTTCCTGGCCCTGAACCTGATCAGCCTCGTCCCCGGATTTTCGGCCGCCACCGGCAACGTGAACTTCACCGGGGCCATGGCCGTCCTCATCTTCATCACTTACAACGTAGCGGGCATGATCAAGAACGGCCCGGTCCATTACTTTACGGGCCTGTTCCCCAGCGGCGTGCCGTGGCCGATCATGATCATAATCGTCCCCATCGAATTGATGGGCCTGATCACCAAGGCGGCCGCCCTGTGCATCCGTCTCTTCGCCAACATGACGGCGGGCCATATCCTGCTCTTGTCCCTGACCGGCCTCATCATCGTCTTCAAGACCGCTTGGGTGGCAATCGGCTTCCTGCCCATGACCTTGTTCATCTATATGATCGAGGTCCTGGTGGCCTTCCTCCAGGCATACATCTTCACCCTGTTGTCGGCGCTATTCGTAGGAATGGCCCTGCACCAGGAACACTGATTTTCCCAACCAGCATCTAAGGAGCAAAAAATGGCTTTGGAATCCGCAAGCATGGGCTTTCTCTCCGCCGGCATCGGCGCCGGCCTCGCCGCCATCGGCGCGGGCATCGGCATCGGCCGCTTGGCCGGTTCGGCCTTGGAGGGCATCGCCCGCCAGCCCGAAGCCGTCGGCGTTCTGCGCACCACCATGTTGATCGCGGCCGCCCTCGTGGAAGGCGTAGCCCTGTTCGCGCAGGTGATCTGCCTCATCGTCGCGTTTAAGACCTAAGTACCGCATTCCAGGCCGGGCCCGCTAGTGCTTTAAAAAGGCGGGCCCATGTGAGAGAGGATTCTATATGGGCTCCGAACTATCCGGGCTCCAATTGGCGCAGGCCGACGAGGCCTCGGCGCATACAGAAACGGCCGCAGGCGGTCATGGAGCGGCGTCCAGCTTGCCCCCGTTCCTGCAATTCGATCCCGGCGTGTGGATCTGGACCATCCTGGTGTTCGTGGTCTTGTTGCTGATCCTGCGCAAGATGGCCTGGAAGCCGATTATCACTTCCATCGAAGAGCGGGACAAGACCATCAAGGACAGCCTTGATCAGGCCGCCCGCATCCAGGAAGAGACCAAGCGCCTCACGGAAGAGCAGAATCGCATCCTGGCCGCCGCCCGCAGCGAGGCCAATACCCTGCTGCAATCCTCCCGTCAGGCCGCCGACGAGCTCCGCCGCAAGCTGGAGCAATCGGCCCAAGAGGAGAAGGCCCGCATCGTGGCCTCGGCCCAGACGGAGATCGAGGCGTCCAAGCGCGCCGCCATGTCCGAACTGCGCAAGACCACGGCTGAGCTCTCCATCCAGATCGCGGAGAAGCTGATCCAGTCGAACCTGGACGAACCCAAGTCGCGCGCCCTGGTCGATAAGCTCATCAACGAGGTCTCGGCCAACTGAGGCTGACGCGATGAAGAAAGAAAAAGCAGCGATTATCTACGCCCGCACCCTGTTGCAGGCGGCTGAGGATGAGAAGGTCGGAGACGCCGTCTCCGCCGACATGCATGCGCTGGATGAAAGCTTCCGCCGGTTGCCGGGGATGCAGAAGTTCCTGACCAATCCCGTGCGCCGGTCCGAGGAAAAGGCCAAGCTCCTGGCCACCCTCGCGGACAAGCTGGCCCCGCTGACCAAGAAGTTCCTGAAGCTGCTGGAGATCAAGAACCGCCTCGCGCTGCTCCGCCCC
This genomic interval carries:
- the atpH gene encoding ATP synthase F1 subunit delta, yielding MKKEKAAIIYARTLLQAAEDEKVGDAVSADMHALDESFRRLPGMQKFLTNPVRRSEEKAKLLATLADKLAPLTKKFLKLLEIKNRLALLRPIATEYIALEEGKRNILRATVVSAKALAPDQIAKLAKGLEAKRPGKTYVLTNEIDPSLIAGFRIMQGDSVTDASIKNKLALLKQRLAA
- the atpE gene encoding F0F1 ATP synthase subunit C; the protein is MALESASMGFLSAGIGAGLAAIGAGIGIGRLAGSALEGIARQPEAVGVLRTTMLIAAALVEGVALFAQVICLIVAFKT
- the atpF gene encoding F0F1 ATP synthase subunit B, coding for MGSELSGLQLAQADEASAHTETAAGGHGAASSLPPFLQFDPGVWIWTILVFVVLLLILRKMAWKPIITSIEERDKTIKDSLDQAARIQEETKRLTEEQNRILAAARSEANTLLQSSRQAADELRRKLEQSAQEEKARIVASAQTEIEASKRAAMSELRKTTAELSIQIAEKLIQSNLDEPKSRALVDKLINEVSAN
- the atpB gene encoding F0F1 ATP synthase subunit A, whose product is MKKLLAVVMLLSGMVHAEEGLGEFLTHHISNSHEWHPIPWITVHLPTGWMIGGIDVSPSQHVLMMLLAAALLIILFALGGRRKNNAPASKLGHALEAMVIYVRDEVVEPNLGKKDTALWLPFFLTIFFFFLALNLISLVPGFSAATGNVNFTGAMAVLIFITYNVAGMIKNGPVHYFTGLFPSGVPWPIMIIIVPIELMGLITKAAALCIRLFANMTAGHILLLSLTGLIIVFKTAWVAIGFLPMTLFIYMIEVLVAFLQAYIFTLLSALFVGMALHQEH